One segment of Syntrophorhabdaceae bacterium DNA contains the following:
- a CDS encoding outer membrane beta-barrel protein: MGDKQPEAGQTITPNMKIRPWAFSLLVVLMIVPYKAMADDFKLTPAIGIKQEYSDNILYSPTEVKSDFLSTISPELVLTDKTERCELMASGRIDQRFYLHNSQINGTDQFYEGTGKYALTQRLNLNGRVYYSQDGRPGLDLLTTGLPLTNVTRERQNYTVGWDYRPSERNTFTFSYDYLSDQFNSLYYSDMEAHTFDLAASRDLGFIRPTKVMIDMNYAKYNIPALKIDNYEATLGFQRAFTEKWSLSANGGARYTDSVTQATEQIVQPFPPIPFFQVIPIASTETTGWGWIGALSLNYQGEHNDSNGSLSVIHNILPASGYSGATERTSFVLGINKRFTYELYGTFSASYYINKSSPGQFSTLKIDENSTSVSPGIRYEFNREKFLEVSYSYSITNYYEYSTWADRNAFMVRFRIQHDLIK; encoded by the coding sequence GTGGGAGACAAACAACCCGAAGCGGGCCAAACCATTACACCGAATATGAAAATAAGGCCCTGGGCATTCTCTCTTCTTGTTGTTCTTATGATCGTCCCATACAAAGCGATGGCGGATGATTTCAAATTGACGCCCGCGATAGGAATCAAACAGGAATACAGTGATAACATCCTCTATTCGCCAACAGAGGTGAAAAGCGATTTCCTTTCCACGATTTCGCCGGAGTTGGTCCTTACCGACAAAACCGAGAGGTGTGAACTCATGGCATCCGGAAGGATCGACCAGAGGTTTTATCTACACAACAGTCAGATTAATGGCACGGACCAGTTCTACGAAGGCACCGGCAAATATGCCTTGACTCAGAGACTGAACCTGAACGGAAGGGTTTATTACTCCCAGGATGGGAGGCCCGGTCTAGATTTGCTCACCACAGGTCTGCCGCTCACAAACGTTACGCGGGAGAGGCAGAATTATACCGTTGGATGGGACTACCGACCGTCTGAAAGAAACACATTTACTTTCTCCTATGATTATTTGAGCGATCAATTTAATAGTCTGTACTATAGCGATATGGAGGCCCACACCTTCGATCTCGCAGCAAGTCGCGACCTGGGCTTTATTCGTCCGACCAAGGTAATGATAGATATGAACTATGCCAAATACAACATACCGGCACTCAAAATCGATAATTATGAAGCAACGCTGGGCTTCCAGCGGGCATTCACCGAGAAGTGGAGCTTGAGTGCGAACGGCGGGGCGCGTTACACGGATTCGGTAACCCAGGCCACCGAGCAAATTGTCCAACCCTTTCCGCCTATTCCTTTCTTTCAAGTCATCCCTATAGCCTCGACCGAGACCACTGGATGGGGCTGGATTGGTGCTCTCAGCCTCAACTATCAGGGAGAACACAATGATAGCAACGGCTCCTTGAGCGTAATCCATAACATACTGCCGGCGAGTGGATACTCTGGCGCCACGGAGCGTACGTCCTTTGTGCTCGGCATAAACAAGAGATTTACTTACGAGCTATACGGGACATTCTCGGCATCCTATTACATCAATAAATCGAGTCCGGGTCAGTTCTCGACCCTGAAAATAGACGAGAACAGCACAAGCGTGAGCCCGGGCATACGGTATGAATTCAATAGGGAGAAGTTTCTGGAGGTGTCATACTCATATTCCATCACTAACTATTACGAGTACAGCACCTGGGCTGACCGGAACGCTTTCATGGTCCGTTTCAGAATTCAGCACGACCTGATCAAATAA
- a CDS encoding polysaccharide biosynthesis/export family protein, with product MKKNNIYMVTGLLIGLLLLVPMVRAEGVQTTPKDAQAGKASDAYILGPGDALDISLWRDDALTKQNIIILPDGRISFPLAGEIMAAGKTVDELKKDIAEKLIDYVPEPVLSVEVRQANSMLIYVIGRVNTPNRFPVNANVNVLQGLAMAGGLNPFAKRNDIKIFRQEEKKTKIFPFRYDDVVEGRNLEENIVLQRGDVIVVP from the coding sequence GTGAAAAAGAATAATATATACATGGTAACGGGCTTGCTCATTGGTCTATTGCTCCTGGTACCGATGGTGCGCGCCGAGGGAGTCCAGACCACGCCCAAGGATGCTCAAGCAGGTAAGGCGAGCGATGCCTACATCCTGGGCCCGGGTGACGCCCTTGACATCTCCTTATGGCGCGATGACGCCCTCACAAAACAGAACATTATAATACTTCCCGACGGCCGGATATCCTTTCCGCTCGCCGGAGAAATCATGGCAGCGGGTAAAACCGTCGACGAGTTGAAGAAAGACATCGCCGAAAAATTGATCGACTACGTTCCCGAGCCTGTGCTTTCGGTAGAGGTGAGACAGGCAAACAGCATGCTCATTTACGTCATAGGCAGGGTAAACACCCCCAACAGATTCCCTGTGAACGCCAATGTGAATGTGCTTCAGGGGCTCGCCATGGCGGGAGGGCTCAATCCTTTCGCGAAAAGAAATGACATAAAGATATTCCGTCAAGAAGAAAAGAAGACAAAGATCTTCCCTTTCAGGTATGACGATGTGGTGGAAGGGAGAAACCTTGAGGAGAATATCGTGCTCCAGAGAGGCGATGTGATTGTTGTCCCATGA